Proteins co-encoded in one Candidatus Woesearchaeota archaeon genomic window:
- a CDS encoding ATP-dependent helicase, whose protein sequence is MEKPHEDSLTTSILHPLLKQLFFEKFTSFSEPQRYSIYNIHCRINTLVSAPTGSGKTLSAFGAVLNELIDHSEKGTLQDRVYCVYVSPLRALSNDIHKNLVEPLEQMENIAGKKLGIRVGIRTGDTTSYEKSKMLKTPPHILITTPESLAIMLASIKFVEHLRNVEWVVIDEVHAIADNKRGVHLSLALETLSFIAPHITRIGLSATVAPLEKVAGFLVGSSRNCQIVDVQFLKKLDLQVICPVPDLIGTAHEVMHAAMYKVIDDLVQQHKTTLIFTNTRSATERVVDHLKHKFPKNYTDNIGAHHGSLGKELRQNLERRLREGKLKCVVCSTSLELGIDIGYIDLVICLSSPKSVARFLQRAGRAGHKLHETVKGRIIVMDRDDLVECSVLLKAAVEKKIDKIHIPVNCLDVLAQYIDGLALMQVWDEEELFQLVKRSYCYRDLKHTDYLEVLLYLAGEFTTLEDRHIFAKIWRQDGKLGKRGKLGRIIYMTNLGTIPDESFVIVKVGTQTIGHIDEGFLEKLRPGDVFILGGDTYQFKFSRGMVAQVVATSNRPPTVPSWFSDMLPLSFDLANEIGHFRFLMEDKFKHDKSKKDILDFIHEYLYVDANSSEALYNYFAEQYEYAGHFPSDRKILIEHYTDNKQNKIIFHTLFGRRVNDVLSRGVAFAIARMEHRDVEIGMNDNGFYVGFAKKIDAVKALKTLKSDKLDLVMKHAIDQTEILKRRFRHCATRGFMILRNYMGRQKNAGRQQVSSMILMSAVKRISDDFCILKEARREVLEDLMEIENSKKVLREIEEGKIRLVEIQTKIPTPFAFNIALQGFMDVLKIEDKIAFLQRMHELVLAKISLEKGRK, encoded by the coding sequence ATGGAAAAGCCGCATGAAGATAGTTTGACCACAAGTATTTTACATCCGCTTCTCAAACAATTGTTCTTCGAAAAGTTTACAAGCTTTAGCGAACCGCAACGGTATTCTATTTACAACATTCATTGTCGCATTAATACGCTCGTCAGCGCGCCAACTGGTTCTGGAAAAACACTGTCCGCCTTTGGCGCTGTACTGAATGAACTCATTGATCACAGCGAAAAAGGAACATTGCAGGATCGCGTTTATTGTGTTTATGTGAGTCCCCTGCGCGCGCTTTCCAATGATATTCACAAGAATCTTGTTGAGCCGCTTGAACAAATGGAAAATATTGCAGGTAAAAAATTAGGAATTCGTGTCGGTATTCGGACAGGAGATACAACTTCTTATGAAAAATCCAAGATGCTCAAAACACCACCACACATTCTCATTACCACGCCAGAAAGTCTTGCAATCATGCTCGCAAGCATTAAGTTTGTGGAACATCTTCGCAACGTGGAATGGGTTGTTATTGATGAAGTGCACGCGATCGCAGACAATAAACGCGGGGTTCATCTTTCTCTCGCGCTCGAAACACTTTCTTTTATCGCGCCGCACATTACCCGTATTGGACTAAGCGCGACTGTCGCGCCCCTCGAGAAAGTCGCTGGATTTCTTGTCGGCTCTTCGCGCAACTGTCAGATTGTGGATGTGCAATTTCTTAAAAAACTGGATTTACAAGTTATTTGTCCTGTTCCAGATCTTATCGGAACAGCGCATGAAGTTATGCACGCTGCAATGTACAAAGTTATTGATGATCTTGTGCAGCAACATAAAACAACGCTTATCTTTACGAATACACGAAGCGCTACGGAACGAGTGGTTGATCATCTGAAACACAAATTTCCAAAAAATTATACAGACAACATTGGCGCGCATCACGGAAGTCTGGGCAAGGAACTGCGACAGAATTTGGAGCGACGTCTTCGCGAAGGAAAACTGAAATGCGTGGTGTGCAGCACGTCTCTGGAGTTAGGAATTGATATTGGTTACATTGATCTTGTTATTTGTCTCAGCTCGCCAAAATCAGTCGCGCGGTTTCTTCAAAGAGCTGGACGAGCTGGACACAAATTGCATGAAACTGTCAAAGGCCGCATTATTGTGATGGACAGAGATGATCTTGTCGAGTGCAGTGTGTTGTTGAAAGCAGCTGTTGAGAAAAAGATCGATAAAATTCACATTCCTGTAAACTGTTTGGATGTTCTTGCGCAGTACATTGATGGACTCGCGCTCATGCAAGTGTGGGATGAAGAAGAACTCTTTCAGTTAGTGAAGAGGAGTTATTGTTATCGTGATTTGAAACATACTGATTATCTTGAGGTTTTGTTGTATTTAGCAGGAGAATTTACCACCCTTGAAGATCGACACATCTTCGCGAAAATCTGGAGACAGGATGGCAAATTGGGTAAACGTGGGAAATTGGGTAGAATTATTTACATGACCAATCTCGGCACTATTCCTGATGAAAGTTTTGTGATCGTCAAAGTTGGAACACAAACTATTGGTCACATTGATGAAGGATTCTTGGAGAAACTTCGACCAGGAGATGTATTTATTTTAGGCGGCGATACCTACCAATTCAAATTTTCTCGTGGCATGGTCGCGCAAGTTGTCGCGACATCGAATCGACCTCCTACTGTGCCAAGCTGGTTTTCTGATATGTTGCCGTTGAGTTTTGATCTCGCAAATGAAATTGGGCACTTCAGATTTTTAATGGAAGATAAATTTAAGCATGATAAATCGAAGAAGGATATTTTGGATTTTATTCACGAGTATCTGTATGTGGATGCAAATAGTTCTGAAGCGTTGTACAATTATTTTGCTGAACAATACGAGTATGCCGGGCATTTTCCTTCTGATCGCAAGATTTTAATCGAACATTATACTGATAATAAACAAAACAAGATTATTTTTCACACGCTTTTTGGCAGAAGGGTGAATGACGTGTTGAGTAGAGGAGTCGCGTTTGCGATTGCGCGGATGGAACATCGCGATGTCGAAATAGGCATGAACGATAATGGATTTTATGTTGGATTCGCAAAGAAGATTGACGCAGTGAAGGCATTAAAGACATTGAAATCTGATAAACTTGATTTAGTAATGAAGCACGCGATTGATCAGACAGAGATTTTGAAACGGCGGTTTAGACATTGCGCGACTCGTGGCTTTATGATTTTGCGGAATTACATGGGAAGACAGAAGAATGCTGGACGGCAGCAAGTGAGTTCGATGATTTTGATGAGCGCGGTGAAAAGGATTTCTGATGATTTTTGTATTCTCAAGGAAGCTCGACGTGAAGTACTTGAAGATTTGATGGAAATTGAAAACTCAAAGAAGGTTTTGCGCGAAATTGAGGAGGGGAAGATTAGACTTGTTGAAATTCAGACCAAGATTCCTACGCCATTCGCGTTTAATATTGCGTTGCAAGGCTTTATGGATGTGTTGAAGATTGAGGATAAGATCGCCTTTTTGCAGCGCATGCATGAATTGGTTTTGGCGAAAATTAGTTTGGAGAAGGGGAGGAAGTAA
- a CDS encoding 23S rRNA (pseudouridine(1915)-N(3))-methyltransferase RlmH yields MLLVAFPHEIAQGLLVEQIYRSWMINSGRKYQK; encoded by the coding sequence CTGTTATTAGTTGCGTTTCCTCATGAGATTGCGCAGGGATTACTTGTTGAACAGATCTATAGAAGTTGGATGATTAACAGTGGAAGGAAGTATCAGAAGTAG
- a CDS encoding 23S rRNA (pseudouridine(1915)-N(3))-methyltransferase RlmH → MITILTVGTLKDRNIIALVQEYLKRLSSEKITVLSVKEEKATNDVDAVRKKEGDRLLEKIEAMKNDCFIIALSEEGKLLNSVGFADFLKKNAEKRVIFVIGGAYGLSDAVKKKAHVLLSLSPMTFPHEIAHVLLVEQIYRSWMINSGRKYQK, encoded by the coding sequence ATGATCACCATTCTCACTGTTGGAACATTGAAAGACAGAAACATTATCGCGCTTGTTCAAGAATATCTGAAGCGGCTTTCTTCTGAAAAGATTACTGTTTTGTCTGTCAAAGAAGAGAAAGCAACCAATGATGTTGACGCTGTTCGGAAAAAAGAAGGAGATCGATTGCTTGAGAAAATAGAAGCGATGAAAAATGATTGTTTTATTATTGCATTATCTGAAGAAGGGAAGCTGCTGAATAGTGTTGGGTTCGCTGACTTTTTGAAGAAGAACGCAGAAAAGAGAGTTATTTTTGTGATTGGCGGCGCGTATGGACTTTCGGATGCGGTGAAGAAAAAAGCGCACGTTCTTTTGTCCTTGTCACCAATGACGTTTCCTCATGAGATTGCGCATGTATTGCTTGTTGAACAAATTTATAGAAGTTGGATGATTAACAGTGGAAGAAAGTATCAGAAGTGA
- a CDS encoding VIT1/CCC1 transporter family protein yields MAKLKDYNIPKQDGKEYARSEALKHHKKHVEARQSFGGPLLKDAILGGQDGLVNVLGIVLGVATATNDFHVILVSGLAATFAESISMGAVVYTSTKAAKEYYYAELERETKEIENVPDLEIEEVREIYYNKGFRGKQLDSIVKKITSDKELWLNTMMTEELRMFPDEYENPLKKGFFVGIASLIGSIIPLLPYFIFSVQYATYVAVGICAAILFGVGVLKARWFELDWKKSGLEMALIGTVAALVGYMIGLIFGVTA; encoded by the coding sequence ATGGCAAAATTAAAAGATTATAATATTCCAAAACAAGATGGGAAAGAGTATGCTCGTTCTGAAGCGTTAAAACATCACAAAAAGCATGTTGAGGCACGACAATCATTTGGCGGTCCATTATTGAAAGACGCGATTCTCGGTGGACAAGATGGACTTGTCAATGTTTTGGGAATTGTTCTTGGAGTCGCGACCGCGACCAATGATTTTCACGTTATTCTTGTTTCTGGACTTGCCGCGACATTCGCTGAATCCATTTCCATGGGCGCTGTTGTTTATACTTCCACAAAAGCAGCAAAGGAATATTATTACGCAGAATTAGAACGAGAGACTAAAGAAATCGAGAATGTTCCTGATCTTGAAATTGAAGAAGTTCGGGAAATTTATTATAACAAAGGATTCCGCGGCAAACAGTTGGATAGTATTGTCAAGAAAATTACTTCTGACAAAGAACTCTGGCTCAACACGATGATGACAGAAGAACTCCGCATGTTTCCTGACGAATATGAAAATCCACTGAAAAAAGGATTTTTTGTGGGGATCGCGTCGCTTATCGGTTCCATTATCCCATTACTTCCTTATTTTATTTTTTCTGTTCAATATGCAACGTATGTTGCTGTTGGGATTTGCGCTGCGATATTATTTGGCGTTGGTGTCCTGAAAGCACGATGGTTTGAATTAGATTGGAAGAAATCTGGTTTAGAAATGGCACTGATTGGAACAGTTGCTGCGCTCGTTGGATATATGATTGGATTGATTTTTGGCGTGACTGCGTGA
- a CDS encoding DUF4191 family protein: MELRKIIWIILGFILLPVALALGILFFGVIAAIILVIVVLFALLSFIFYLNRRFKYALYKFRTNAPGYTQRTEQTIKKTKTKGNEQEVVIEQIEEVIEKKE, translated from the coding sequence ATGGAACTACGAAAAATTATATGGATCATCCTCGGTTTTATCTTACTTCCTGTCGCGCTTGCATTAGGAATTTTATTTTTTGGCGTTATTGCGGCAATCATTCTTGTTATCGTTGTTCTTTTCGCGTTACTTTCTTTTATCTTTTATCTCAACAGACGATTCAAATATGCATTGTATAAATTCAGGACAAACGCGCCAGGATATACGCAGCGAACAGAGCAAACTATTAAAAAGACCAAAACAAAAGGAAATGAGCAAGAAGTAGTTATCGAACAAATTGAAGAAGTGATTGAGAAAAAAGAGTAG
- a CDS encoding endonuclease III: MQQKDVPTVMNILEREVKKLPLPIVSEYAIREGRNPFKALISTVLSLRTKDSTTSKATDRLFALADNPIDMQKLPIKKIEEAIYPVGFYITKAKRIPEICRILLEQFDGKVPDEIDVLLTLPGVGRKTANLVLTQGYGKLGICVDTHVHRISNRLGYVKTKMPDETEFALRKKLPTEYWIPYNDYLVAWGQNICKPISPLCSKCAVFSYCDRVGVAKSR; this comes from the coding sequence ATGCAACAAAAAGATGTCCCAACAGTGATGAACATTCTTGAAAGAGAAGTCAAGAAATTGCCGCTTCCCATTGTCAGCGAATACGCGATCAGAGAAGGAAGAAATCCATTCAAAGCATTAATCTCCACTGTACTCAGCTTGCGGACAAAAGACAGCACGACTAGCAAAGCAACAGACAGATTATTCGCGCTCGCGGATAATCCGATAGATATGCAAAAACTGCCCATCAAAAAAATAGAAGAAGCAATTTATCCTGTTGGTTTTTACATCACCAAAGCAAAACGAATCCCAGAAATTTGCAGAATATTACTTGAGCAGTTTGATGGCAAAGTTCCTGACGAGATTGACGTGCTATTGACATTGCCAGGTGTTGGACGGAAAACCGCGAATCTTGTATTAACCCAAGGATATGGGAAATTGGGGATTTGCGTGGACACACATGTCCACAGAATTTCGAACAGACTAGGATATGTAAAAACAAAAATGCCTGATGAAACAGAATTCGCGCTACGGAAAAAATTGCCGACAGAATACTGGATTCCTTACAATGACTATCTTGTCGCGTGGGGACAAAACATTTGTAAACCCATCAGTCCTTTATGCAGTAAATGCGCTGTTTTTTCGTACTGCGATCGCGTTGGCGTTGCGAAAAGCAGGTAG
- a CDS encoding DUF5011 domain-containing protein yields MRNNSGVSFLLSIFLIAILLTAQVAAGILVIGATEVADPVDVSDDIEFVADVLEFDGETTSSVVLTIDSTSYPMTLTGSNYTLTLAASTLSSGAALYPYDVLATGSAGNTSTLSSDVTVGDLVDPTIDAESVPLTVCYGDDIGVFASVSDNVAVSYVAINIDGTDYPLSDLVGDPTYNYAEPIPSIPFGISSLVYNMYAEDSSGNFETGSPGFIDVYDCIAPTISTIVEVTDPVEYGSSITITADVTDDISGVDSVELSIGSDIYTMTQVGSSDTYSVDIPTTGMTLGSQAYTITATDGSTDANEATEIGDFTVVDTTIPVITLVGVNPQTIEVGDAYAELGATATDNYDGDITSSISIDATAVDTSTLGSYTVTYDVSDSSGNDATQVTRTVNVVDTTIPVITLVGANPQTIEVGDAYTELGATALDNYDGDITTSISIDATAVDTSTLGSYTVTYDVSDSSGNAATTVTRTVNVVDTTIPVITLVGANPQTIEVGDAYTELGATALDNYDGDITSSISIDATAVDTSTLGSYTVTYDVSDSSGNAATQVTRTVDVVDTTAPVIVLTGADPQTVELDDSYTELGATATDNYDGDITSSISIDASAVDTSTLGSYTVMYDVSDSSGNDATQVTRTVDVVDTTAPVIVDIDVAPNPVELGTLVSFTADITDNEGVGFVVLEIDGSAYIMTYNTGSGEYEYTDFDTAVLGSAGNFTYNVTVVDTSFNDDEESDILEVIDAEAPVITMLGNDPETVEAATTYTDAGATAEDNVDGDLTADIITVNLVDTSAVGVYEVRYNVTDSAGNMANETRIVIVEDTTAPVITVLGNNPETVQLGDSYTDAGATATDSLDGDLTSSIIPSGTVDTTVIATYTITYDVTDSEGNSATATRTVNVVDTTTPTMSTSVSPNPVSQNDSVTFTADVTDNDAVASVELTINGVTEPMPNTGGTTYEYILDTTGMALGYYPYTIVATDSSGNTVTATGTVRVTIVSPMTVHINADKTSGEEDLDVSFASYVDAGGLAPFTYVWDFGNGDTDSNKNVRHVFTKDGTYVVTLTVYDQYGNEGSDSVTITVTDEETNNNPRNNIRLDEVDLSNDVVQAGDVLEAFVSIENIGQSRLENIALTIVIPDLGLVATSTAEDIRTGDADEFSVALDIPEDVPPGVYDVRIIVSNDEMKRVKHRDIVIE; encoded by the coding sequence ATGAGAAATAACAGTGGAGTATCTTTTCTATTAAGCATATTTTTGATTGCAATACTTTTGACTGCGCAGGTTGCGGCAGGTATTTTAGTGATTGGCGCGACAGAAGTCGCGGATCCAGTTGATGTATCTGATGATATTGAATTTGTCGCGGATGTTCTCGAATTTGATGGAGAAACAACATCTTCTGTTGTTTTGACGATTGACAGTACTTCTTATCCCATGACCCTCACAGGAAGTAATTACACCCTCACGTTAGCGGCATCCACACTGAGTTCAGGAGCAGCTCTATACCCTTATGATGTTTTAGCAACAGGAAGTGCAGGAAATACAAGCACACTTTCTTCTGATGTCACTGTTGGTGATTTAGTTGATCCAACTATTGACGCAGAATCTGTTCCGCTCACTGTTTGTTATGGTGATGATATAGGTGTTTTCGCTTCTGTTTCTGATAACGTTGCAGTTTCTTATGTTGCAATTAATATTGACGGAACAGATTATCCTCTTTCAGATCTCGTTGGCGACCCAACATATAATTACGCAGAACCAATTCCTTCTATTCCATTTGGAATTTCCTCGCTTGTCTACAATATGTACGCAGAAGATAGTTCAGGAAACTTTGAAACAGGCTCTCCAGGATTTATTGATGTATACGATTGTATTGCGCCAACAATCAGCACTATTGTTGAAGTAACTGATCCAGTAGAATATGGTTCTTCAATTACAATAACTGCGGATGTTACTGATGATATCAGTGGCGTTGACAGCGTTGAACTCAGCATTGGTTCAGATATTTACACAATGACTCAAGTTGGTTCTTCTGATACATATTCTGTTGACATTCCAACAACAGGAATGACACTAGGAAGTCAAGCATATACAATTACTGCAACAGATGGAAGTACAGATGCAAACGAAGCAACTGAAATAGGAGACTTTACTGTTGTCGATACAACAATTCCCGTGATCACGTTAGTTGGCGTAAATCCGCAGACGATTGAAGTTGGAGATGCATATGCAGAGTTGGGAGCGACTGCAACAGATAATTATGATGGCGACATCACAAGCAGCATTTCAATTGACGCGACAGCGGTTGATACAAGCACATTAGGTTCTTACACAGTAACATATGATGTGAGTGATTCATCAGGAAACGATGCGACACAAGTTACTCGAACCGTAAATGTTGTCGATACAACAATTCCAGTCATCACGTTAGTTGGCGCGAATCCTCAAACAATTGAAGTTGGAGATGCGTATACAGAATTGGGCGCAACAGCGTTGGACAATTATGACGGTGACATCACAACAAGTATTTCCATTGACGCGACAGCGGTTGATACAAGTACATTAGGTTCCTACACGGTAACATATGATGTGTCAGACAGCAGTGGCAATGCAGCAACAACAGTAACACGAACCGTAAATGTTGTCGATACAACAATTCCCGTCATCACGTTAGTTGGCGCGAATCCTCAAACAATTGAAGTTGGAGATGCGTATACAGAATTGGGCGCAACAGCGTTGGACAATTATGACGGCGATATCACAAGCAGTATTTCAATTGACGCGACAGCGGTTGATACAAGTACATTAGGTTCCTACACAGTAACGTATGATGTTTCAGACAGCAGTGGTAATGCAGCAACACAAGTTACTCGAACAGTAGATGTTGTTGATACAACAGCTCCAGTCATCGTCTTAACAGGCGCAGATCCGCAAACAGTTGAACTTGATGATTCTTATACAGAATTGGGCGCGACAGCAACAGACAATTATGATGGCGACATCACAAGCAGTATTTCGATTGACGCGTCCGCAGTTGACACAAGCACATTAGGTTCTTACACAGTGATGTATGATGTGAGTGATTCATCAGGAAACGATGCGACACAAGTTACTCGAACAGTAGATGTTGTCGATACAACAGCTCCAGTAATAGTCGATATTGATGTAGCGCCAAACCCTGTGGAATTAGGAACATTGGTTAGCTTCACAGCAGACATAACTGATAATGAAGGAGTAGGATTTGTTGTATTGGAGATTGATGGCAGTGCATACATTATGACATACAACACAGGAAGCGGCGAATATGAATACACTGATTTTGATACAGCAGTACTCGGATCAGCAGGAAATTTCACCTACAACGTGACTGTTGTCGATACATCATTCAATGATGATGAAGAAAGTGATATTTTAGAAGTCATTGATGCAGAAGCACCAGTCATCACCATGCTCGGCAATGATCCAGAAACAGTCGAAGCCGCGACAACTTACACAGACGCGGGAGCAACAGCAGAAGACAATGTTGATGGAGATCTCACTGCGGACATTATCACAGTAAACCTCGTTGATACAAGTGCTGTAGGCGTCTATGAAGTGCGATATAACGTCACCGACAGCGCAGGCAACATGGCAAATGAAACACGAATTGTTATCGTGGAAGACACAACAGCGCCAGTCATCACCGTCTTAGGAAACAATCCTGAAACAGTACAACTTGGTGATTCCTACACAGATGCGGGAGCAACCGCGACAGATAGTCTTGATGGAGATCTTACCTCTTCAATTATCCCATCTGGAACAGTGGATACTACTGTTATCGCAACATACACAATAACGTATGATGTAACTGACAGTGAAGGAAACAGTGCGACAGCAACACGAACAGTCAACGTTGTCGACACAACAACTCCAACAATGAGTACAAGTGTTTCACCAAATCCAGTGAGCCAAAATGATTCTGTAACATTCACTGCTGATGTGACAGACAATGACGCGGTAGCTTCTGTCGAACTTACGATTAATGGAGTAACAGAACCAATGCCAAATACAGGGGGCACAACCTACGAATACATCCTTGACACAACAGGAATGGCGTTAGGATATTACCCATATACTATTGTCGCGACAGACAGTTCAGGCAATACAGTCACTGCGACAGGAACAGTACGAGTGACCATCGTCTCGCCAATGACTGTCCATATTAACGCGGACAAAACAAGCGGCGAAGAAGACCTTGATGTTTCCTTTGCGTCGTATGTTGATGCGGGCGGCCTTGCGCCGTTTACCTATGTCTGGGACTTTGGTAATGGAGACACAGACAGCAACAAGAACGTACGGCATGTCTTTACAAAAGATGGAACATACGTGGTGACGTTGACTGTCTATGACCAATACGGCAATGAAGGATCAGACAGTGTTACCATCACAGTAACTGATGAAGAAACAAACAACAATCCAAGAAATAACATCAGACTTGATGAAGTAGATTTATCGAATGATGTTGTGCAAGCAGGAGATGTCCTTGAAGCGTTTGTCAGTATTGAAAATATTGGACAGAGCAGATTGGAAAACATCGCGTTGACGATTGTCATTCCAGATCTCGGTCTTGTTGCGACATCAACAGCGGAAGATATCCGAACAGGAGATGCTGATGAGTTCTCTGTTGCGCTTGATATTCCAGAAGACGTTCCTCCTGGAGTGTATGATGTGCGAATCATAGTCAGCAATGACGAAATGAAACGCGTCAAGCACAGAGACATTGTGATTGAATAG
- a CDS encoding OB-fold nucleic acid binding domain-containing protein: MNETKLLRICLLVAALGIVSLFFLSENLEAKEIEISLITPDYVGQTVSISGTVSKISLGDGMTFITLEDDGELFPVVFFQEIEDVFSGEDVLVSGKVQEYKGRLQIVGEKYLYRDS, translated from the coding sequence ATGAACGAAACAAAATTATTGCGTATTTGTCTGCTTGTTGCGGCACTTGGCATTGTGTCTTTGTTTTTTCTTTCCGAGAATCTTGAAGCAAAGGAAATAGAGATTTCTTTGATTACCCCTGACTATGTTGGGCAAACTGTTTCTATTTCAGGCACTGTTTCGAAGATTTCTCTTGGAGATGGAATGACATTCATTACACTGGAAGATGACGGAGAACTGTTTCCTGTTGTTTTCTTTCAGGAGATTGAGGATGTCTTTTCTGGTGAGGATGTTCTTGTTTCTGGGAAAGTGCAGGAGTATAAAGGAAGATTGCAGATAGTTGGGGAAAAGTATTTGTATAGAGATTCTTGA
- a CDS encoding type II toxin-antitoxin system RelE/ParE family toxin has protein sequence MKRPSVARFADDKLKIAFYSLKEGDYSDRQLFEAVHKAVQTIEQNAFSGIQLRKHLIPKEYQVKYAVKNLWKYNLPNGWRLLYSIEQEDLVIISVILEWFDHKEYERRFKY, from the coding sequence ATGAAAAGACCTTCCGTCGCACGATTCGCTGATGATAAACTAAAGATTGCATTCTACTCTCTGAAAGAGGGCGATTATAGTGATAGACAACTGTTTGAAGCAGTCCATAAAGCGGTGCAGACTATAGAACAAAATGCATTTTCAGGGATACAACTTCGCAAACATCTTATTCCTAAAGAATACCAAGTAAAGTATGCGGTTAAGAATCTTTGGAAGTATAATCTTCCAAATGGCTGGAGACTTCTATATAGTATTGAACAAGAAGATCTTGTGATTATTAGCGTGATCTTGGAATGGTTTGATCATAAAGAGTATGAACGAAGATTTAAGTATTGA